A stretch of the Paramormyrops kingsleyae isolate MSU_618 chromosome 16, PKINGS_0.4, whole genome shotgun sequence genome encodes the following:
- the kansl1l gene encoding KAT8 regulatory NSL complex subunit 1-like protein isoform X3, producing the protein MNIYTLSGYIWEREDARAGVCGTVWVPARRWSCDESLPESFTLKPSGAERSWLNRSGAAVPAVKEKLSQLQPSSLHAEQQVWDRRVHCVSQHWTLVRRATLMQRRVRALLGQHAIQHFIHQLNTLREGCLEKDALPASLGPLPQDSSFPGIAEAGLTPALQGQDASRDVHRLASHVQVVMREAQLDSDATESSSDEEPDREVTPGPQGLPVHGGREWRWQAERAEIGSRWAWLQVRLAELGAQIQVLDNFHRRIVSSKERVVLAGPRSSAGNRVQQTCSLQTGPSPAHPNDSASDPEAGPSSLTRLLRNIERQSAQLAQIVSRLRDPLCSAPLTVPEPPLPGRWIDRGRQVHLKKHQSRCRKSSQSARTRPLLTYCRRRLFTFDPRCPCMQQEPSLACPLCEFCRPTAVSTEPYWPREAPVGVDERRWAELMRPHPVLSLSSETPLSLYLQSAFCGDERQPALVQIERSSPCFLPPTRDTVFRTPPMLVFSSNPKCQTSHRDGSPFTQRGRRKRRHSNRSSEDADPFSNPSTSTEDSPEGLTVPQGNRTQMLSSNLRWGDLGRHGGLSFDIDDVIIPISLVTATKREELQQKHIVTPSWRVIEVEPLDAGEEAPVRFWCLWLPSPDGGALRQSLRLQTSAIRGRREAPLVLLGVRPGPEAEWQGAQRSPEAPAFVFVYLQFFLHDRRRVGTVLPGAERPRVTRLRRQTVTADDMEDSRRLQLEASPLPMM; encoded by the exons atgaatatatataccCTATCAG GCTACATCTGGGAGAGAGAAGACGCGCGAGCGGGTGTCTGTGGGACAGTCTGGGTACCGGCACGCAGATGGAGCTGTGATGAGT CTTTGCCGGAGTCCTTTACGCTTAAGCCCTCTGGGGCGGAGAGGAGCTGGCTGAATAGGTCTGGAGCTGCAGTCCCAGCTGTGAAAGAGAAGCTCTCCCAGCTTCAGCCCAGCAGCCTGCATGCAGAGCAGCAGGTGTGGGATCGAAGAGTTCACTGCGTTTCCCAGCACTGGACCCTGGTCAGACGGGCCACGCTCATGCAGCGCCGTGTCAGGGCTCTCCTGGGACAGCACGCCATCCAGCACTTCATCCACCAGCTGAACACCCTGAGGGAGGGGTGTCTTGAGAAGGACGCACTCCCAGCATCCCTCGGTCCTCTACCACAAGACTCGAGCTTCCCTGGGATTGCAGAAGCTGGTCTCACCCCTGCTCTTCAGGGCCAGGATGCCTCGAGGGACGTCCACCGCCTTGCCAGCCATGTTCAGGTGGTCATGAGAGAGGCTCAGCTTGACTCTGATGCCACAGAGAGCAGCTCAGATGAGGAGCCTGACCGCGAGGTCACACCAGGACCACAGGGGCTGCCAGT CCACGGCGGGCGGGAGTGGCGCTGGCAGGCCGAGCGCGCTGAGATCGGCAGCCGTTGGGCCTGGTTGCAGGTGCGACTGGCAGAGCTGGGAGCCCAGATCCAGGTGCTCGATAACTTTCACAGGAGGATCGTCTCCAGCAAG GAGCGGGTGGTCCTGGCAGGGCCACGGTCCTCGGCAGGCAACAGGGTCCAACAGACGTGCTCCTTGCAGACGGGACCCTCCCCTGCTCACCCCAATGACTCCGCCTCCGATCCAGAGGCAGGGCCCAGCAGCCTCACGCGCCTCCTGAGGAACATCGAGAGGCAG AGCGCCCAGCTGGCACAGATTGTGAGCAGACTGAGGGACCCCCTGTGCTCTGCCCCCCTGACCGTGCcggagccccccctccccggcagGTGGATCGACAGGGGCAG ACAAGTTCATCTCAAGAAGCACCAGAGTCGTTGCAGAAAGTCCAGCCAATCAGCTCGTACCCGCCCCCTCCTCACCTACTGCAGGCGCCGCCTCTTCACCTTTGACCCCCGATGTCCATGCATGCAGCAA GAGCCCAGCCTTGCTTGCCCGCTCTGTGAATTCTGCCGTCCAACAGCTGTGAGCACAGAGCCCTACTGGCCCAGAGAGGCCCCCGTGGGAGTGGATGAGAGAAGGTGGGCGGAGCTGATGAGGCCTCACCCGGTGTTGTCCCTCTCCTCAG AGACTCCACTTTCCCTCTACCTCCAAAGTGCTTTCTGTGGAGATGAGAGGCAGCCAGCCCTGGTTCAGATAGAGAGGTCAAGCCCATGTTTTCTCCCTCCAACTAGGGATACGGTTTTTAGGACCCCACCTATGCTTG TGTTCAGCTCCAATCCGAAGTGTCAGACGTCCCACAGAGATGGGTCTCCTTTCACCCAACGAGGGCGGAGGAAGCGGAGGCACTCAAACAGGAGCTCAGAGG ATGCGGACCCCTTCAGTAACCCTTCCACAAGCACGGAGGACAGCCCTGAGGGGCTCACGGTCCCCCAGGGCAACCGGACACAGATGCTCTCCTCCAACCTG AGGTGGGGAGACTTGGGCCGACATGGAGGGCTCTCTTTTGACATCGATGATGTCATCATACCCATTTCCCTGGTAACCGCAACCAAGAGGGAGGAATTGCAGCAGAAGCATATCGTCACACCCAG CTGGCGTGTCATTGAGGTCGAGCCTCTAGATGCTGGAGAAGAAGCTCCTGTCAGG TTCTGGTGTCTCTGGCTACCTTCCCCAGATGGAGGAGCTCTCAGACAAAGCCTTCGCCTGCAGACATCTGCCATACGAGGCCGCAGAGAGGCTCCGTTGGTCCTCCTGGGAGTGCGGCCGGGGCCAGAGGCGGAGTGGCAG GGGGCGCAGAGGAGTCCCGAGGCTCctgcctttgtttttgtttacctGCAGTTCTTTCTGCATGACCGCCGACGTGTGGGGACAGTCCTGCCTGGAGCGGAAAGGCCCAGAGTGACCCGTCTGCGCAGACAGACAGTGACTGCAGATGATATGGAGGACAGCAGACGGCTTCAGTTAGAGGCGTCACCGCTGCCCATGATG TGA
- the kansl1l gene encoding KAT8 regulatory NSL complex subunit 1-like protein isoform X10, giving the protein MRAQRFHQEQQSCLIWSGHGGREWRWQAERAEIGSRWAWLQVRLAELGAQIQVLDNFHRRIVSSKERVVLAGPRSSAGNRVQQTCSLQTGPSPAHPNDSASDPEAGPSSLTRLLRNIERQSAQLAQIVSRLRDPLCSAPLTVPEPPLPGRWIDRGRQVHLKKHQSRCRKSSQSARTRPLLTYCRRRLFTFDPRCPCMQQEPSLACPLCEFCRPTAVSTEPYWPREAPVGVDERRWAELMRPHPVLSLSSETPLSLYLQSAFCGDERQPALVQIERSSPCFLPPTRDTVFRTPPMLVFSSNPKCQTSHRDGSPFTQRGRRKRRHSNRSSEDADPFSNPSTSTEDSPEGLTVPQGNRTQMLSSNLRWGDLGRHGGLSFDIDDVIIPISLVTATKREELQQKHIVTPSWRVIEVEPLDAGEEAPVRFWCLWLPSPDGGALRQSLRLQTSAIRGRREAPLVLLGVRPGPEAEWQGAQRSPEAPAFVFVYLQFFLHDRRRVGTVLPGAERPRVTRLRRQTVTADDMEDSRRLQLEASPLPMMVLVVADEFPAGRMAANSC; this is encoded by the exons ATGCGAGCGCAGCGCTTTCATCAAGAGCAGCAGTCATGTTTGATTTGGAGTGG CCACGGCGGGCGGGAGTGGCGCTGGCAGGCCGAGCGCGCTGAGATCGGCAGCCGTTGGGCCTGGTTGCAGGTGCGACTGGCAGAGCTGGGAGCCCAGATCCAGGTGCTCGATAACTTTCACAGGAGGATCGTCTCCAGCAAG GAGCGGGTGGTCCTGGCAGGGCCACGGTCCTCGGCAGGCAACAGGGTCCAACAGACGTGCTCCTTGCAGACGGGACCCTCCCCTGCTCACCCCAATGACTCCGCCTCCGATCCAGAGGCAGGGCCCAGCAGCCTCACGCGCCTCCTGAGGAACATCGAGAGGCAG AGCGCCCAGCTGGCACAGATTGTGAGCAGACTGAGGGACCCCCTGTGCTCTGCCCCCCTGACCGTGCcggagccccccctccccggcagGTGGATCGACAGGGGCAG ACAAGTTCATCTCAAGAAGCACCAGAGTCGTTGCAGAAAGTCCAGCCAATCAGCTCGTACCCGCCCCCTCCTCACCTACTGCAGGCGCCGCCTCTTCACCTTTGACCCCCGATGTCCATGCATGCAGCAA GAGCCCAGCCTTGCTTGCCCGCTCTGTGAATTCTGCCGTCCAACAGCTGTGAGCACAGAGCCCTACTGGCCCAGAGAGGCCCCCGTGGGAGTGGATGAGAGAAGGTGGGCGGAGCTGATGAGGCCTCACCCGGTGTTGTCCCTCTCCTCAG AGACTCCACTTTCCCTCTACCTCCAAAGTGCTTTCTGTGGAGATGAGAGGCAGCCAGCCCTGGTTCAGATAGAGAGGTCAAGCCCATGTTTTCTCCCTCCAACTAGGGATACGGTTTTTAGGACCCCACCTATGCTTG TGTTCAGCTCCAATCCGAAGTGTCAGACGTCCCACAGAGATGGGTCTCCTTTCACCCAACGAGGGCGGAGGAAGCGGAGGCACTCAAACAGGAGCTCAGAGG ATGCGGACCCCTTCAGTAACCCTTCCACAAGCACGGAGGACAGCCCTGAGGGGCTCACGGTCCCCCAGGGCAACCGGACACAGATGCTCTCCTCCAACCTG AGGTGGGGAGACTTGGGCCGACATGGAGGGCTCTCTTTTGACATCGATGATGTCATCATACCCATTTCCCTGGTAACCGCAACCAAGAGGGAGGAATTGCAGCAGAAGCATATCGTCACACCCAG CTGGCGTGTCATTGAGGTCGAGCCTCTAGATGCTGGAGAAGAAGCTCCTGTCAGG TTCTGGTGTCTCTGGCTACCTTCCCCAGATGGAGGAGCTCTCAGACAAAGCCTTCGCCTGCAGACATCTGCCATACGAGGCCGCAGAGAGGCTCCGTTGGTCCTCCTGGGAGTGCGGCCGGGGCCAGAGGCGGAGTGGCAG GGGGCGCAGAGGAGTCCCGAGGCTCctgcctttgtttttgtttacctGCAGTTCTTTCTGCATGACCGCCGACGTGTGGGGACAGTCCTGCCTGGAGCGGAAAGGCCCAGAGTGACCCGTCTGCGCAGACAGACAGTGACTGCAGATGATATGGAGGACAGCAGACGGCTTCAGTTAGAGGCGTCACCGCTGCCCATGATGGTATTAGTGGTGGCAGACGAGTTCCCTGCTGGCAGAATGGCTGCTAATTCATGTTGA
- the kansl1l gene encoding KAT8 regulatory NSL complex subunit 1-like protein isoform X5 yields the protein MSPALPESFTLKPSGAERSWLNRSGAAVPAVKEKLSQLQPSSLHAEQQVWDRRVHCVSQHWTLVRRATLMQRRVRALLGQHAIQHFIHQLNTLREGCLEKDALPASLGPLPQDSSFPGIAEAGLTPALQGQDASRDVHRLASHVQVVMREAQLDSDATESSSDEEPDREVTPGPQGLPVHGGREWRWQAERAEIGSRWAWLQVRLAELGAQIQVLDNFHRRIVSSKERVVLAGPRSSAGNRVQQTCSLQTGPSPAHPNDSASDPEAGPSSLTRLLRNIERQSAQLAQIVSRLRDPLCSAPLTVPEPPLPGRWIDRGRQVHLKKHQSRCRKSSQSARTRPLLTYCRRRLFTFDPRCPCMQQEPSLACPLCEFCRPTAVSTEPYWPREAPVGVDERRWAELMRPHPVLSLSSETPLSLYLQSAFCGDERQPALVQIERSSPCFLPPTRDTVFRTPPMLVFSSNPKCQTSHRDGSPFTQRGRRKRRHSNRSSEDADPFSNPSTSTEDSPEGLTVPQGNRTQMLSSNLRWGDLGRHGGLSFDIDDVIIPISLVTATKREELQQKHIVTPSWRVIEVEPLDAGEEAPVRFWCLWLPSPDGGALRQSLRLQTSAIRGRREAPLVLLGVRPGPEAEWQGAQRSPEAPAFVFVYLQFFLHDRRRVGTVLPGAERPRVTRLRRQTVTADDMEDSRRLQLEASPLPMMVLVVADEFPAGRMAANSC from the exons ATGTCACCAGCTTTGCCGGAGTCCTTTACGCTTAAGCCCTCTGGGGCGGAGAGGAGCTGGCTGAATAGGTCTGGAGCTGCAGTCCCAGCTGTGAAAGAGAAGCTCTCCCAGCTTCAGCCCAGCAGCCTGCATGCAGAGCAGCAGGTGTGGGATCGAAGAGTTCACTGCGTTTCCCAGCACTGGACCCTGGTCAGACGGGCCACGCTCATGCAGCGCCGTGTCAGGGCTCTCCTGGGACAGCACGCCATCCAGCACTTCATCCACCAGCTGAACACCCTGAGGGAGGGGTGTCTTGAGAAGGACGCACTCCCAGCATCCCTCGGTCCTCTACCACAAGACTCGAGCTTCCCTGGGATTGCAGAAGCTGGTCTCACCCCTGCTCTTCAGGGCCAGGATGCCTCGAGGGACGTCCACCGCCTTGCCAGCCATGTTCAGGTGGTCATGAGAGAGGCTCAGCTTGACTCTGATGCCACAGAGAGCAGCTCAGATGAGGAGCCTGACCGCGAGGTCACACCAGGACCACAGGGGCTGCCAGT CCACGGCGGGCGGGAGTGGCGCTGGCAGGCCGAGCGCGCTGAGATCGGCAGCCGTTGGGCCTGGTTGCAGGTGCGACTGGCAGAGCTGGGAGCCCAGATCCAGGTGCTCGATAACTTTCACAGGAGGATCGTCTCCAGCAAG GAGCGGGTGGTCCTGGCAGGGCCACGGTCCTCGGCAGGCAACAGGGTCCAACAGACGTGCTCCTTGCAGACGGGACCCTCCCCTGCTCACCCCAATGACTCCGCCTCCGATCCAGAGGCAGGGCCCAGCAGCCTCACGCGCCTCCTGAGGAACATCGAGAGGCAG AGCGCCCAGCTGGCACAGATTGTGAGCAGACTGAGGGACCCCCTGTGCTCTGCCCCCCTGACCGTGCcggagccccccctccccggcagGTGGATCGACAGGGGCAG ACAAGTTCATCTCAAGAAGCACCAGAGTCGTTGCAGAAAGTCCAGCCAATCAGCTCGTACCCGCCCCCTCCTCACCTACTGCAGGCGCCGCCTCTTCACCTTTGACCCCCGATGTCCATGCATGCAGCAA GAGCCCAGCCTTGCTTGCCCGCTCTGTGAATTCTGCCGTCCAACAGCTGTGAGCACAGAGCCCTACTGGCCCAGAGAGGCCCCCGTGGGAGTGGATGAGAGAAGGTGGGCGGAGCTGATGAGGCCTCACCCGGTGTTGTCCCTCTCCTCAG AGACTCCACTTTCCCTCTACCTCCAAAGTGCTTTCTGTGGAGATGAGAGGCAGCCAGCCCTGGTTCAGATAGAGAGGTCAAGCCCATGTTTTCTCCCTCCAACTAGGGATACGGTTTTTAGGACCCCACCTATGCTTG TGTTCAGCTCCAATCCGAAGTGTCAGACGTCCCACAGAGATGGGTCTCCTTTCACCCAACGAGGGCGGAGGAAGCGGAGGCACTCAAACAGGAGCTCAGAGG ATGCGGACCCCTTCAGTAACCCTTCCACAAGCACGGAGGACAGCCCTGAGGGGCTCACGGTCCCCCAGGGCAACCGGACACAGATGCTCTCCTCCAACCTG AGGTGGGGAGACTTGGGCCGACATGGAGGGCTCTCTTTTGACATCGATGATGTCATCATACCCATTTCCCTGGTAACCGCAACCAAGAGGGAGGAATTGCAGCAGAAGCATATCGTCACACCCAG CTGGCGTGTCATTGAGGTCGAGCCTCTAGATGCTGGAGAAGAAGCTCCTGTCAGG TTCTGGTGTCTCTGGCTACCTTCCCCAGATGGAGGAGCTCTCAGACAAAGCCTTCGCCTGCAGACATCTGCCATACGAGGCCGCAGAGAGGCTCCGTTGGTCCTCCTGGGAGTGCGGCCGGGGCCAGAGGCGGAGTGGCAG GGGGCGCAGAGGAGTCCCGAGGCTCctgcctttgtttttgtttacctGCAGTTCTTTCTGCATGACCGCCGACGTGTGGGGACAGTCCTGCCTGGAGCGGAAAGGCCCAGAGTGACCCGTCTGCGCAGACAGACAGTGACTGCAGATGATATGGAGGACAGCAGACGGCTTCAGTTAGAGGCGTCACCGCTGCCCATGATGGTATTAGTGGTGGCAGACGAGTTCCCTGCTGGCAGAATGGCTGCTAATTCATGTTGA
- the kansl1l gene encoding KAT8 regulatory NSL complex subunit 1-like protein isoform X1, with amino-acid sequence MNIYTLSGYIWEREDARAGVCGTVWVPARRWSCDESLPESFTLKPSGAERSWLNRSGAAVPAVKEKLSQLQPSSLHAEQQVWDRRVHCVSQHWTLVRRATLMQRRVRALLGQHAIQHFIHQLNTLREGCLEKDALPASLGPLPQDSSFPGIAEAGLTPALQGQDASRDVHRLASHVQVVMREAQLDSDATESSSDEEPDREVTPGPQGLPVHGGREWRWQAERAEIGSRWAWLQVRLAELGAQIQVLDNFHRRIVSSKERVVLAGPRSSAGNRVQQTCSLQTGPSPAHPNDSASDPEAGPSSLTRLLRNIERQSAQLAQIVSRLRDPLCSAPLTVPEPPLPGRWIDRGRQVHLKKHQSRCRKSSQSARTRPLLTYCRRRLFTFDPRCPCMQQEPSLACPLCEFCRPTAVSTEPYWPREAPVGVDERRWAELMRPHPVLSLSSETPLSLYLQSAFCGDERQPALVQIERSSPCFLPPTRDTVFRTPPMLVFSSNPKCQTSHRDGSPFTQRGRRKRRHSNRSSEDADPFSNPSTSTEDSPEGLTVPQGNRTQMLSSNLRWGDLGRHGGLSFDIDDVIIPISLVTATKREELQQKHIVTPSWRVIEVEPLDAGEEAPVRFWCLWLPSPDGGALRQSLRLQTSAIRGRREAPLVLLGVRPGPEAEWQGAQRSPEAPAFVFVYLQFFLHDRRRVGTVLPGAERPRVTRLRRQTVTADDMEDSRRLQLEASPLPMMVLVVADEFPAGRMAANSC; translated from the exons atgaatatatataccCTATCAG GCTACATCTGGGAGAGAGAAGACGCGCGAGCGGGTGTCTGTGGGACAGTCTGGGTACCGGCACGCAGATGGAGCTGTGATGAGT CTTTGCCGGAGTCCTTTACGCTTAAGCCCTCTGGGGCGGAGAGGAGCTGGCTGAATAGGTCTGGAGCTGCAGTCCCAGCTGTGAAAGAGAAGCTCTCCCAGCTTCAGCCCAGCAGCCTGCATGCAGAGCAGCAGGTGTGGGATCGAAGAGTTCACTGCGTTTCCCAGCACTGGACCCTGGTCAGACGGGCCACGCTCATGCAGCGCCGTGTCAGGGCTCTCCTGGGACAGCACGCCATCCAGCACTTCATCCACCAGCTGAACACCCTGAGGGAGGGGTGTCTTGAGAAGGACGCACTCCCAGCATCCCTCGGTCCTCTACCACAAGACTCGAGCTTCCCTGGGATTGCAGAAGCTGGTCTCACCCCTGCTCTTCAGGGCCAGGATGCCTCGAGGGACGTCCACCGCCTTGCCAGCCATGTTCAGGTGGTCATGAGAGAGGCTCAGCTTGACTCTGATGCCACAGAGAGCAGCTCAGATGAGGAGCCTGACCGCGAGGTCACACCAGGACCACAGGGGCTGCCAGT CCACGGCGGGCGGGAGTGGCGCTGGCAGGCCGAGCGCGCTGAGATCGGCAGCCGTTGGGCCTGGTTGCAGGTGCGACTGGCAGAGCTGGGAGCCCAGATCCAGGTGCTCGATAACTTTCACAGGAGGATCGTCTCCAGCAAG GAGCGGGTGGTCCTGGCAGGGCCACGGTCCTCGGCAGGCAACAGGGTCCAACAGACGTGCTCCTTGCAGACGGGACCCTCCCCTGCTCACCCCAATGACTCCGCCTCCGATCCAGAGGCAGGGCCCAGCAGCCTCACGCGCCTCCTGAGGAACATCGAGAGGCAG AGCGCCCAGCTGGCACAGATTGTGAGCAGACTGAGGGACCCCCTGTGCTCTGCCCCCCTGACCGTGCcggagccccccctccccggcagGTGGATCGACAGGGGCAG ACAAGTTCATCTCAAGAAGCACCAGAGTCGTTGCAGAAAGTCCAGCCAATCAGCTCGTACCCGCCCCCTCCTCACCTACTGCAGGCGCCGCCTCTTCACCTTTGACCCCCGATGTCCATGCATGCAGCAA GAGCCCAGCCTTGCTTGCCCGCTCTGTGAATTCTGCCGTCCAACAGCTGTGAGCACAGAGCCCTACTGGCCCAGAGAGGCCCCCGTGGGAGTGGATGAGAGAAGGTGGGCGGAGCTGATGAGGCCTCACCCGGTGTTGTCCCTCTCCTCAG AGACTCCACTTTCCCTCTACCTCCAAAGTGCTTTCTGTGGAGATGAGAGGCAGCCAGCCCTGGTTCAGATAGAGAGGTCAAGCCCATGTTTTCTCCCTCCAACTAGGGATACGGTTTTTAGGACCCCACCTATGCTTG TGTTCAGCTCCAATCCGAAGTGTCAGACGTCCCACAGAGATGGGTCTCCTTTCACCCAACGAGGGCGGAGGAAGCGGAGGCACTCAAACAGGAGCTCAGAGG ATGCGGACCCCTTCAGTAACCCTTCCACAAGCACGGAGGACAGCCCTGAGGGGCTCACGGTCCCCCAGGGCAACCGGACACAGATGCTCTCCTCCAACCTG AGGTGGGGAGACTTGGGCCGACATGGAGGGCTCTCTTTTGACATCGATGATGTCATCATACCCATTTCCCTGGTAACCGCAACCAAGAGGGAGGAATTGCAGCAGAAGCATATCGTCACACCCAG CTGGCGTGTCATTGAGGTCGAGCCTCTAGATGCTGGAGAAGAAGCTCCTGTCAGG TTCTGGTGTCTCTGGCTACCTTCCCCAGATGGAGGAGCTCTCAGACAAAGCCTTCGCCTGCAGACATCTGCCATACGAGGCCGCAGAGAGGCTCCGTTGGTCCTCCTGGGAGTGCGGCCGGGGCCAGAGGCGGAGTGGCAG GGGGCGCAGAGGAGTCCCGAGGCTCctgcctttgtttttgtttacctGCAGTTCTTTCTGCATGACCGCCGACGTGTGGGGACAGTCCTGCCTGGAGCGGAAAGGCCCAGAGTGACCCGTCTGCGCAGACAGACAGTGACTGCAGATGATATGGAGGACAGCAGACGGCTTCAGTTAGAGGCGTCACCGCTGCCCATGATGGTATTAGTGGTGGCAGACGAGTTCCCTGCTGGCAGAATGGCTGCTAATTCATGTTGA
- the kansl1l gene encoding KAT8 regulatory NSL complex subunit 1-like protein isoform X4, with amino-acid sequence MNIYTLSALPESFTLKPSGAERSWLNRSGAAVPAVKEKLSQLQPSSLHAEQQVWDRRVHCVSQHWTLVRRATLMQRRVRALLGQHAIQHFIHQLNTLREGCLEKDALPASLGPLPQDSSFPGIAEAGLTPALQGQDASRDVHRLASHVQVVMREAQLDSDATESSSDEEPDREVTPGPQGLPVHGGREWRWQAERAEIGSRWAWLQVRLAELGAQIQVLDNFHRRIVSSKERVVLAGPRSSAGNRVQQTCSLQTGPSPAHPNDSASDPEAGPSSLTRLLRNIERQSAQLAQIVSRLRDPLCSAPLTVPEPPLPGRWIDRGRQVHLKKHQSRCRKSSQSARTRPLLTYCRRRLFTFDPRCPCMQQEPSLACPLCEFCRPTAVSTEPYWPREAPVGVDERRWAELMRPHPVLSLSSETPLSLYLQSAFCGDERQPALVQIERSSPCFLPPTRDTVFRTPPMLVFSSNPKCQTSHRDGSPFTQRGRRKRRHSNRSSEDADPFSNPSTSTEDSPEGLTVPQGNRTQMLSSNLRWGDLGRHGGLSFDIDDVIIPISLVTATKREELQQKHIVTPSWRVIEVEPLDAGEEAPVRFWCLWLPSPDGGALRQSLRLQTSAIRGRREAPLVLLGVRPGPEAEWQGAQRSPEAPAFVFVYLQFFLHDRRRVGTVLPGAERPRVTRLRRQTVTADDMEDSRRLQLEASPLPMMVLVVADEFPAGRMAANSC; translated from the exons atgaatatatataccCTATCAG CTTTGCCGGAGTCCTTTACGCTTAAGCCCTCTGGGGCGGAGAGGAGCTGGCTGAATAGGTCTGGAGCTGCAGTCCCAGCTGTGAAAGAGAAGCTCTCCCAGCTTCAGCCCAGCAGCCTGCATGCAGAGCAGCAGGTGTGGGATCGAAGAGTTCACTGCGTTTCCCAGCACTGGACCCTGGTCAGACGGGCCACGCTCATGCAGCGCCGTGTCAGGGCTCTCCTGGGACAGCACGCCATCCAGCACTTCATCCACCAGCTGAACACCCTGAGGGAGGGGTGTCTTGAGAAGGACGCACTCCCAGCATCCCTCGGTCCTCTACCACAAGACTCGAGCTTCCCTGGGATTGCAGAAGCTGGTCTCACCCCTGCTCTTCAGGGCCAGGATGCCTCGAGGGACGTCCACCGCCTTGCCAGCCATGTTCAGGTGGTCATGAGAGAGGCTCAGCTTGACTCTGATGCCACAGAGAGCAGCTCAGATGAGGAGCCTGACCGCGAGGTCACACCAGGACCACAGGGGCTGCCAGT CCACGGCGGGCGGGAGTGGCGCTGGCAGGCCGAGCGCGCTGAGATCGGCAGCCGTTGGGCCTGGTTGCAGGTGCGACTGGCAGAGCTGGGAGCCCAGATCCAGGTGCTCGATAACTTTCACAGGAGGATCGTCTCCAGCAAG GAGCGGGTGGTCCTGGCAGGGCCACGGTCCTCGGCAGGCAACAGGGTCCAACAGACGTGCTCCTTGCAGACGGGACCCTCCCCTGCTCACCCCAATGACTCCGCCTCCGATCCAGAGGCAGGGCCCAGCAGCCTCACGCGCCTCCTGAGGAACATCGAGAGGCAG AGCGCCCAGCTGGCACAGATTGTGAGCAGACTGAGGGACCCCCTGTGCTCTGCCCCCCTGACCGTGCcggagccccccctccccggcagGTGGATCGACAGGGGCAG ACAAGTTCATCTCAAGAAGCACCAGAGTCGTTGCAGAAAGTCCAGCCAATCAGCTCGTACCCGCCCCCTCCTCACCTACTGCAGGCGCCGCCTCTTCACCTTTGACCCCCGATGTCCATGCATGCAGCAA GAGCCCAGCCTTGCTTGCCCGCTCTGTGAATTCTGCCGTCCAACAGCTGTGAGCACAGAGCCCTACTGGCCCAGAGAGGCCCCCGTGGGAGTGGATGAGAGAAGGTGGGCGGAGCTGATGAGGCCTCACCCGGTGTTGTCCCTCTCCTCAG AGACTCCACTTTCCCTCTACCTCCAAAGTGCTTTCTGTGGAGATGAGAGGCAGCCAGCCCTGGTTCAGATAGAGAGGTCAAGCCCATGTTTTCTCCCTCCAACTAGGGATACGGTTTTTAGGACCCCACCTATGCTTG TGTTCAGCTCCAATCCGAAGTGTCAGACGTCCCACAGAGATGGGTCTCCTTTCACCCAACGAGGGCGGAGGAAGCGGAGGCACTCAAACAGGAGCTCAGAGG ATGCGGACCCCTTCAGTAACCCTTCCACAAGCACGGAGGACAGCCCTGAGGGGCTCACGGTCCCCCAGGGCAACCGGACACAGATGCTCTCCTCCAACCTG AGGTGGGGAGACTTGGGCCGACATGGAGGGCTCTCTTTTGACATCGATGATGTCATCATACCCATTTCCCTGGTAACCGCAACCAAGAGGGAGGAATTGCAGCAGAAGCATATCGTCACACCCAG CTGGCGTGTCATTGAGGTCGAGCCTCTAGATGCTGGAGAAGAAGCTCCTGTCAGG TTCTGGTGTCTCTGGCTACCTTCCCCAGATGGAGGAGCTCTCAGACAAAGCCTTCGCCTGCAGACATCTGCCATACGAGGCCGCAGAGAGGCTCCGTTGGTCCTCCTGGGAGTGCGGCCGGGGCCAGAGGCGGAGTGGCAG GGGGCGCAGAGGAGTCCCGAGGCTCctgcctttgtttttgtttacctGCAGTTCTTTCTGCATGACCGCCGACGTGTGGGGACAGTCCTGCCTGGAGCGGAAAGGCCCAGAGTGACCCGTCTGCGCAGACAGACAGTGACTGCAGATGATATGGAGGACAGCAGACGGCTTCAGTTAGAGGCGTCACCGCTGCCCATGATGGTATTAGTGGTGGCAGACGAGTTCCCTGCTGGCAGAATGGCTGCTAATTCATGTTGA